In Nisaea acidiphila, the DNA window GACAGGCTCCGGCCGCGGAAAGTCTGAAGATCGGTATCCTCGGCGGGATGGCCGTCGAAAACGGATTTGAGGCGCAAGAATGCCTGATGCGCGACCTTGCGGACCGGCTGGGGCTGCCGGTGACGGTGAATGCCTTCGCGTCCGGCAAGGCCTTGCATGATGCCTTGATCGCCGGTGAGGTCGATGTCGCTTCGCTTTCGCCACGTGCTTATAGCGCGCTCTGGCGGGCGAGCGCGGCTGCGGTTCAGCCGGTCCTGGCACCGAGCGGTCGGGGCGGCTCCAAAGGCTACCGTGCGGTCGCCCTGTCGCTGCCGCAATCGGACATCACGACGCTCGACGCTCTCAAGGGCAGGGAAATCGGCTTTGCCGATCACAGATCCCTGCCGGGATACTTCGTGCCGTCCGTGGCGCTCGAGCGGGACGGTTTCAAGACCGAGAACGAGGTCCGTACCGTGCAGTTCAGCGGCGGTCATCACGCCAATCTGACCGCGCTGGAAAGCGGCGCGATCGATGCGGCCTTCACTTGGGTGACGGACAGCGGCAAAGCGGCGTCCGATCCGCTGCAGAGCTTCAAGTCCGGGACAGAGGGGTCTCCCTTCGTCGAAGTCTGGCGCTCCTCCCTGATGCCAAACGGTCCGATTGTGCTCCGCAAGGCGCTCGCCGAGGACGTCAAGCAGGTCGTGACTGACCGGATGGCCCATATCGGCGAGACCGCGCCTGATTGCCTCGCCGCTGCTTTCGGGCGCCCGATCACCGGTCTTTTCCCGGTCGACCATGCCGACTACGAGA includes these proteins:
- the phnD gene encoding phosphate/phosphite/phosphonate ABC transporter substrate-binding protein; protein product: MRQAFKRAMSTAAALGVVAGLMLSGQAPAAESLKIGILGGMAVENGFEAQECLMRDLADRLGLPVTVNAFASGKALHDALIAGEVDVASLSPRAYSALWRASAAAVQPVLAPSGRGGSKGYRAVALSLPQSDITTLDALKGREIGFADHRSLPGYFVPSVALERDGFKTENEVRTVQFSGGHHANLTALESGAIDAAFTWVTDSGKAASDPLQSFKSGTEGSPFVEVWRSSLMPNGPIVLRKALAEDVKQVVTDRMAHIGETAPDCLAAAFGRPITGLFPVDHADYETFIEADLKRISLSVASN